TCTGGCCATGGCGCTGGGAGCCACGGTCCTGAGCGGCCTGCTCACCCGCCGCCTGGCCCCTGCCTACGTCATCGGGCTGTCGTCGGCGGCTCTGCTGATCGTCTTTACACTGCTGGCTGCCGTTCCGGGCCTGCCCGTTCCGCTCGAGGCCGCCCTGGTGATCCTGACCGGCCTGCTGTTCGGCCTGGGAAACCCGCTGTTCACGCCGCTGGCCGGCGAGCTGGGCAGCGGCCCGCGTTCGGTCCGGGTTGGAGCCTTCAATTTCGGACGCTGGCTGGGTGCCTCGGCCGCACCGGTCCTGTGCGGCTACCTGGGCGAACGCTTCTGGCCCGAGCTGCCCTTCGCCGTGGTGGCCGTGGCCCTGGCGTTGGGTCTGGGATCCCTGGGCGTGGCCGTGTGGCGTGCCCGCTACACCCCCAAAACCCTGGCGGGTGCTCAGGGCTGAACCCGGCCCTGAGCACCCGCCAACCGTATGCCGGTCCCCATATGACACCGGGCGAGCGAGTACAATGGGCCGGTTATGCCTGAGACCCTCACCCGACACCTCGGCCAGGACGCGCCCACGCCGCGCAGCCTGGGTTTCGCGATGCCCGCCGAGTGGGCACCGCACGCCGCCACCTGGACCAGCTGGCCTTTTGACGACGAACTGTGGGTCGGACACCTCGAGGGGGTCCGCCGTGAATTTGCCGAACTGGTGCGCACCATCGCCCGCTTCGAGCCGGTGCACCTGCTGGTGCGTGATCAGGAGGCCGAGCAGGACGCGCGCACCCGCCTGCAAGGCGTTTCTGGCGTCACCTTTCACCGCGTGCCGCTCGACGACGTGTGGTTCCGCGACAACGGGCCGCTGTTCGTGGTGCGCGGCCAGGACGTGTCCTTTGTGAACTGGGAGTTCAATTCGTGGGGCCAGAAGTTCGAGTGGCTGCTCGACACCCAGGCCCCCGAGGCGGTCGCCCGCTTCCTCGAGGTCGCCCACTGGGACCAGAGCGTGGTCATGGAAGGCGGCAGCCTCGAGCTGAACGGCCAGGGCGTGGCCCTGACCACCCGCCAGTGCCTCAAGTCCGAGTTCCGCAATCCCGGGCTTGACGAGAGCGACCTCGAGGGGATCTTGCGCGATTACCTGGGCATCGAGAAGCTGCTGTGGCTCGACGCGGGCCTCGAGGGCGACCACACCGACGGCCACATCGACACCATCACCCGCTTCGTGGACGAGCGCACCATCGTGACCTGCGTGTGCGAGGACGCCTCGGACGCCAACTTCGCCACCATGAACGACAACCTCGCGCGCCTGCGCGCGTTTACCGACGCGCAGGGCCGTCCGTTCGAGATCGTGACCCTGCCGCTCCCGGCGAACCGTCTGGAGCTCGAGGGCAAGCGCCTGCCGCCCACCTACGCCAACTTCTACATCGGCAACGGCTTCGTGGTGGTGCCGATGTACGGCGACCCCAACGACGCACGCGCCCTCGAGGTGTTGCGCCCGCTGTTCCCCGGCCGTGAGGTCATCGGTCTCAGCTCGCGCGAGCTGATCACCGGCGGCGGCAGCTTTCACTGCGTGACCCAGCAGCAGCCGGCGGGACGCATCTGGAAAGGAGAGGACCTGTGAGCCGCGTTGACCAGGCCAAGCTGGCCATCATCCAGATGAGCATGACCGACGTCCTCGAGGAGAACGTCGCCAAAGCCGAGCGTTTCGTGCGCGAGGCGGCCGCTGCGGGAGCCAATATCGTCTTGATTCCCGAGCTGTTCGAAAACCTGTACTTCTGCCAGGTGGAGCGCGAGGAGTACTTTGCGCTGGCGCACGAGGTGGAGGGCCACCCGTTCCTGGGCCGCTTTCAGGAGCTCGCCCGCGAGTTGGGCGTGGTGTTGCCGGTGTCGTTCTTCGAGCGGGCCGGACAGGCGCACTACAACAGCCTGGCGGCCATTGACGCCGACGGCACGCTGCTGGGCGTGTACCGCAAGAGCCACATTCCCGACGGTCCCGGTTACGAGGAGAAGTACTACTTCAACCCGGGCGATACCGGCTTCAAGGCCTGGGACACCCGCTACGGCCGCATCGGCGTGGGTATTTGCTGGGACCAGTGGTACCCCGAGGCCGCGCGGGCCATGAGCCTGCTCGGTGCCGAACTGCTGCTGTACCCCACCGCCATCGGCTCGGAGCCCGAAGAGGCCGGTTCGGTGGACACCAAGGACATGTGGCAGCGCGCCATGATCGGTCATGCGGTCTCGAACGTGGTGTACCTCGCCGCGGCCAACCGCATCGGCAGCGAGGTGGTGGGCGGCCTCGAGCAGACCTTTTACGGTCACTCGTTCATCGCCGACTACACCGGCAACAAGCTGACCGAATACGGCAAGACCGAAGAGGGCCTGCTGTACGCCGACCTGGACTTTGCCGCCGCGCGCTCGTTCCGCGCTGGCATGGGCTTTTTCCGTGACCGCCGTCCCGAGCTGTACACTCCGCTGCTGACCTTAGACGGCCGTACCCGCCGCGCCTGAATTCCCCTGAAAGCACGGCCTCGAGGCCCGTTCAAAGGCCTCGAGGCCGTTTCTTGCTCGCAGCAGAAGTTTTACCTGGATAAATAATTATATGAGAAACGGATGTGTGTGATTTAATAAGGTCATGAATCAGAACCAGATTCTCACCTCAGGGCGCAACATCGTTACTGCCCTGACCGTATTACAGGTCCTGACCGGCCTGGGTGCCCTCGTTGGCCTGCTGTTCGTGTTTCTCGCCTTCAGCTTGGGCGGGCTCGCCTCGCTGGGAGCCTTCTCCGGGCAAGATCTCGCCAAGGAGCTGGGCAGCGCTGCGGGCGGCGCGACCCTGCTGGGCCTGTACGGCCTGCTGATCCTGGCCAACGTGGTGATTTACCTGTTCCTGATCGCCTGGATAAAGGGCTGGATCGGTCCGATCGGCCGCTGGGCCGCAGGGCAGGGCAGTTTTGACCCCCGCCGCATTCACGCCATCACCGAAACGCTGGGCCGCTGGATCGTGTTCTTCCAGTGGGCACCGCTGCTGGCCATCGCCCTGTTCGTTATCGGCGCCCTGGTCATCTCCAGCGTGGTTGGCATGGCCGGCGGCCTCCTTTCCAACGACGGCGGAGCAGGACTGCTGGCCGGCGGAGCGGTGTTCGTTTTCACCCTGATCGCCATCGTGACCATCTGGCTGCCGGGCTTTCTCATCAACCTGTTCATGCTGGGCTGGATCCGCCGCTGGATGGTGGGCGTAACCGACCGTGCCCTGGGCCGTCCCAGCAAGGAAGGCAGCCTCGAGCCACTCAGCCGCACGCTCAGCGGCTGGTTCACCTTCTTCCAGGTATTGACCGGCCTGGTAATCCTGTTTTCGCTGCTGCCGGTGCTCGTGCCCACGGATTCGGGACTGTTCAACGAGGCTAACAGCTCCTCCGACAGCCCCGCAGCGACCCTGGCAGCGTTCATCCTCACGGCTCTTTTCTACGGCCTCTACATCGCCCTGCTCCAGTGGTCCAAGACCTATATGCAGGGCGTGACCGGGGTCGTAGACCGCATGAATCCCGAAACCTGACCCTGTTTTTCCTACGGGCGTGCACGGCGTGTTCCGCCGTGCACGCCCGCTTTGGTACCTTCAGCTTCTGGTCACGGCCGCCTGCGAGCTGTACAGCTCCATCACGGCCCGCGCGGTCTCGCGCAGGTCGTCGCGCAACTCGGGCGGGTCGATCACCTCGAGCAGGGCTCCCAGGCCCAGCAGGCTGGCGCGGGCCTGCTCGAGGTGATCGAAGGTGAATTCCAGCGTGCGGCGCCCGCGCGGGTCAGGCGGGGCAGCGTCGAAGCGCTCGAGGATACCTTCCCCGAACATCCGCTGTAGCGGCTCGCGCGCGGCGGGAGCCACGCGTACCCGCACGCACAGGCGCGCGAGGGTGCGCTCGAAGCGCTGGCACCATTCGTTCCAGTAGGCGACCAGATCAAAGTCACGCGGATATTCGAAACGCTCACCGACGGGGGTGGCCTCCAGGAACCTCGAGGCGCGGTAGGCGCGCAGGCCGCCTGCGCTGCGGACCACGACGTACCACAGGCCCGCCTTGGCGACCAATCCCAGGGGATCGATCAGGCGGGTGGTCTCGCTGCCGTCCTTGCGGCGGTAGACCACCCGCAGGCGCCGCTCGCTCACCACCGCCTCCTGCAGCAGCGGCAGGTGCGGAGCGTGTTCGCGCGGCTGGAACCAGCGCGCCGGGTCGATGTGCACCCGGCGGCGCAACACGTCCACCGAGCTGCGGTAGAGTGCGGGCAGCGACGCGGACAGCTTGAGCAGCGCCGTCTCGAGGGCCCCTTGATGCGCATTCAGTTCGGCGAGCGGGCCGGGCAGGGCGGCCAGCGACAACGCCCGCAGTTCGGGTTCGCTCAGGCCGCTGACCCGGGTCTGGTAGCCCTCGAGCAGCGCCACGCCTCCGCCCGGTCCGCGCTCGGCGTACACCGGAACTCCGGCCGCGGTCAGCGCGTCAAGGTCGCGGTAGATGGTGCGTTCGCTGACCTCGAGTTCACGGGCGAGGTCGCCGGCCCGCACCCGCCCGCGCGCTTGCAGGGTCAACACGATGGCCAGCAGCCGGTCCGCTCTCATGTGCCTTTCCCCTGTGCCCTGGTCATGGCCTCAGTGTAGTGCGCCTTACCTGACAGCAGGTGTCAGGTAAGGCGCAAGTTCAACTGCCCTCGAGGGCGGCGGGTGCCACGGCCAGCCGCAGCAGATAGGGCCGGCCCTCGCGCGAGCGCCCGGACTGGGCCTCGAGCCGCCGCAGGGTCTGGCCCAGCTCGCGGGCCTGTTCGGCCGTGAGGTAAACCAGCGACCAACCGCTGAGCGCGTCCGGTTCGTCCACCCGCATGTAGGTGCCTTCCCGCTCCTGCGCGACCCGGCTCTGCAGCTCACCGTTGCCGGGGTCTTCCAGCAGGTAGCCGACCCGACCCCTCTCCGCCGCCTGCAGGCGGCGCTCGAGGCCACGGTTGAGCAGGTCCTGCCAGCGGCGGTCGTGCTCCTCGAGCAGGCCGTGTACGGTGGCGTGCGGGCTGTCGTGAAAGGGCACGAAGAAGTTTCGGGCCGCGGCCCGGTAGCGGCGCTGCAAACGCCCCCCCCTGGCCTCGCTGCGGGAGACCACCAGCAGGCCTGCCTCGAGCAGTTGCGTGACCCGGCGGTACATGGTGTTGGGCTTGACCCGCAAGTCGCGCGCCGCTTCGCCCACGCTGCGCTCGGCGGCCAGGAAAGGCAGCAGGAAACGGCGGCGGCGGGGGTCAAGCAGCACCTCGCGCGCAGCGGGCGTGGTGACCTCGAGGGGGGTGGGGGGCGGGGAGGCTGGGGTCATGATCGGAGGAAAGCAGCGACCTGCTTTGCACATCATGTGTAACTTACACATGATGCTAAAGACAAGAGGGCAGGCCATCTGGCCTAACGGGAAAGCGCCCGCAAAGCGGGCGCTTTCCCGAGGTATCGCCGGGGCTCAGTGCCCGCTGGTGGCCTTGAGACCGATGATCGAGACCAGCAGCAGGGACAGGAAGAAAATACGGCCGGCCGTGACCGGTTCCTTGAACAGCAAGATGCCCAGCACCGCTGCACCCAGCGCCCCGATTCCCACCCATACGGCATAGGCCGTACCGATGGGCAGGGTCTTGGCGGCAATACCCAGCAACCCCATGCTGCCGATGATGGCCACAATGGTCAAGACGCTGGGGAGCGGGCGGGTAAAGCCCTCGGTGTACTTGAGGCCGATCGACCAGCCGACTTCCAACAGACCCGCGACGACGAGCAGGAGCCACGCCATGACTCACCTCTTTCTGCGCGTCGTCTTGTCCTGACCGGGTACGGCGCGCTCCTCGTCCGGGGAGCTTTCAGCTACCAGACGCCAGTATAGCCACAGCGTGCCGACTTTCAGCGCGCCTCGGGTCACAAACCGCAAGGGGCCTCGAGGCGGCACTACGCCGTCGTGCCTATCACGCACATTATCATCATCATGTGTAAGTTACACATGATGTGCGTACATGATGCCTTGGCCTCTCCGCTCCGCCCTGCGCACACTGATGGCCCTCATCGCTGCGGTCTGCGCCGGTACCCTGGGCGTGCTGGCCGTTTTTGTGCTGAAGTGGGGGCGTGAATTACCCGACCCGGCACGGCTCGATGCCCTGACCCTGGGAGCCACCAGCCGCATTCTGGCCCGCGACGGCACGCTGCTGGCCACCCTGCGCCCGGTCCTGCCCGGCGGAGCGCGGATTCAGCGCCGCCTGGTCCGCCTCGAGGAGGTCGCAGCGCACGCCGTACTCGCCGTGGTCACCTCGGAGGACCGCCGTTTTTTCGAGCACTCCGGCTTTGACCCGGTCGGCATCGCCCGCGCCGCCCTGCAACTGGCGCGCGGCGGGCGTCTGCAGGGCGCTTCCACCCTGACCGCACAGATCGTCAAGAACACGCTGCTGACCGATCTGGCCGGTCACCGCTCCTGGGAACGCAAGGTCAAAGAAGCGCTGCTGGGCCTCGAGGTCGAGCGCCGTTACAGCAAACAGGAACTGCTGACCCTGTACCTCAACCTGGCTTACTGGGGGCGGGGCAGCGGAGCCGAGATCGTGGGAATCGACGCGGCCGCCCGTGCCTACCTGGGCCGCGCCCCCCGCGACCTGACCCTGGCCGAGAGCGTGTACCTCGCCACGCTGCTGCCCGCACCCGCCCGCTACCTCGACTATGCCGCCAACCGCTGGCGCATGCGTGACCTGCTCGATCGCATGGTCGCAGACGGGCACATCCGCCGCGCCGAGGCCCAAGCCGCCTGGCGCGAGCCGCTGCAACCCCGTGGCTGGCAGGTGCGCTACGACGCCAGCGGCCGGGTGCGCTCGGCACGGCGGACTCCCGGTGCCCTGCACACCGCACCGGTCCCACCGGTCCAGGCTCCGCACTTCGTGCAGCAGGTCGAGCGCGAACTGGTCGCGCGGCTGGGCCGCGAGCGGGTCTACGCAGTCGGCGGCCTCGAGGTCTGGACCACACTTGACCCACAGGCCCAGCGGGCGGCCGAACAGGCCGCCGCCCGCGCCCCGCTGCCCATAGGTGCCACCCTCGGAGCCGTCACCCTCGACGCGCGCAACGGCGAGGTGCTGGCGATGGTCGGTCAGCGACCGGTCGCCGGGCAGGTTCCCGCCGAGTGGAACAACGCGGTGCAGGCCGTGCGGCAGGTGGGCAGCAGCATCAAACCGCTGCTCTATACCCTGGCCCTCGAGCAGGGTTACGGCCAAGACCACCTCGAGCTCGACACTCCGCTGTCCCTGCCCTGCGGCGGTTGCCCGGGCGGAAGCTGGCGGCCCCGCAACTACGGGGGCCGGGTGGGCAACGGCCCGGTCACCCTGCGACACGCCCTGGACCGCAGCCTCAACCTGCCCACCATCCGTCTGGCCCAGCGAGTGGGCCTCCCGCGCTTTACCGCCAAGCTGGCCGAACTGGGTCTGCCGCTTCCCGAGCAGCCCAACCTGACCTTGGCCCTGGGAACCCTCGAGACCAGCCCGCTCCGGCTGGCTGCGGCCTACCTGCCGTATACCACCGGCGGCCTGCGGATCGAGCCCAGCTACCTGCTGCGGGTACGCAGCGGTGGCACGACCCTGCTCGAGGCCCGGCTAGACCGGCCCCCGCCGCGCCGGGTCTGGAGCCCGCAGGTCGCCTGGCTGGGACTGGACATGCTGCGCGGCGTGGTCGAGGACCTGCCCGAATCCCGGGGCGGACTGGCCGAACGCGCCCGCCTGCCCGGCTGGCAGGTGGGCGGAAAGACCGGCACCACCAACGACGTGCGCGACGCCTGGTTCGTGGGGCTCACGCCCCGGGCGGTGTCTGCCGTCTGGATCGGTAAGGAACGCGGCGGCTTCCTGCCGGAGAACGTGTACAGCGGCGTGCTGAACGTGGAACTGTGGCGCGATCTGATGCTCGGCACCCTGCGCGGCCATGCGCCACAACGCTTCGCTCCCCCGCCCGGGGTCGGTACCCGGCTGCTGGGCGACCTCGAGGTGGCCACCCTGGCTGTAGGCCCGCCCCGGCCGGCCGACCACGCTGCCCCGAGACCGATTCAGGCCGCGCCCCAGGCCCTCGAGGAGGCCGCCTGGATTACCCTGCCCCTGGATCGCCGCAACGGACGGCTGGCCGACGAGTTCACTCCGGCCGAACAGATCGTACGGCGCCGGGTGCGTGTCCGGGAGCTGCCGCTGTACCGCACCCCACAGTCGGCAGCGCTCTCGCCCGGAGGCCGCTGAATGCGCAGCCTTGCCCGCCCCCACCGGGCCAGCCTGATGGCAGCAGTCTTCACCCTGGTGCTGGTCGCTTATACGGCGCGGCTTTACGACCTGCAGATCGAGCATTTCCACCGCTACGCGGCCAGCAGCCA
The nucleotide sequence above comes from Deinobacterium chartae. Encoded proteins:
- a CDS encoding helix-turn-helix transcriptional regulator; this encodes MRADRLLAIVLTLQARGRVRAGDLARELEVSERTIYRDLDALTAAGVPVYAERGPGGGVALLEGYQTRVSGLSEPELRALSLAALPGPLAELNAHQGALETALLKLSASLPALYRSSVDVLRRRVHIDPARWFQPREHAPHLPLLQEAVVSERRLRVVYRRKDGSETTRLIDPLGLVAKAGLWYVVVRSAGGLRAYRASRFLEATPVGERFEYPRDFDLVAYWNEWCQRFERTLARLCVRVRVAPAAREPLQRMFGEGILERFDAAPPDPRGRRTLEFTFDHLEQARASLLGLGALLEVIDPPELRDDLRETARAVMELYSSQAAVTRS
- the aguB gene encoding N-carbamoylputrescine amidase, translating into MSRVDQAKLAIIQMSMTDVLEENVAKAERFVREAAAAGANIVLIPELFENLYFCQVEREEYFALAHEVEGHPFLGRFQELARELGVVLPVSFFERAGQAHYNSLAAIDADGTLLGVYRKSHIPDGPGYEEKYYFNPGDTGFKAWDTRYGRIGVGICWDQWYPEAARAMSLLGAELLLYPTAIGSEPEEAGSVDTKDMWQRAMIGHAVSNVVYLAAANRIGSEVVGGLEQTFYGHSFIADYTGNKLTEYGKTEEGLLYADLDFAAARSFRAGMGFFRDRRPELYTPLLTLDGRTRRA
- a CDS encoding DMT family transporter; this encodes MAWLLLVVAGLLEVGWSIGLKYTEGFTRPLPSVLTIVAIIGSMGLLGIAAKTLPIGTAYAVWVGIGALGAAVLGILLFKEPVTAGRIFFLSLLLVSIIGLKATSGH
- a CDS encoding transglycosylase domain-containing protein; translated protein: MPWPLRSALRTLMALIAAVCAGTLGVLAVFVLKWGRELPDPARLDALTLGATSRILARDGTLLATLRPVLPGGARIQRRLVRLEEVAAHAVLAVVTSEDRRFFEHSGFDPVGIARAALQLARGGRLQGASTLTAQIVKNTLLTDLAGHRSWERKVKEALLGLEVERRYSKQELLTLYLNLAYWGRGSGAEIVGIDAAARAYLGRAPRDLTLAESVYLATLLPAPARYLDYAANRWRMRDLLDRMVADGHIRRAEAQAAWREPLQPRGWQVRYDASGRVRSARRTPGALHTAPVPPVQAPHFVQQVERELVARLGRERVYAVGGLEVWTTLDPQAQRAAEQAAARAPLPIGATLGAVTLDARNGEVLAMVGQRPVAGQVPAEWNNAVQAVRQVGSSIKPLLYTLALEQGYGQDHLELDTPLSLPCGGCPGGSWRPRNYGGRVGNGPVTLRHALDRSLNLPTIRLAQRVGLPRFTAKLAELGLPLPEQPNLTLALGTLETSPLRLAAAYLPYTTGGLRIEPSYLLRVRSGGTTLLEARLDRPPPRRVWSPQVAWLGLDMLRGVVEDLPESRGGLAERARLPGWQVGGKTGTTNDVRDAWFVGLTPRAVSAVWIGKERGGFLPENVYSGVLNVELWRDLMLGTLRGHAPQRFAPPPGVGTRLLGDLEVATLAVGPPRPADHAAPRPIQAAPQALEEAAWITLPLDRRNGRLADEFTPAEQIVRRRVRVRELPLYRTPQSAALSPGGR
- a CDS encoding winged helix-turn-helix domain-containing protein; amino-acid sequence: MTPASPPPTPLEVTTPAAREVLLDPRRRRFLLPFLAAERSVGEAARDLRVKPNTMYRRVTQLLEAGLLVVSRSEARGGRLQRRYRAAARNFFVPFHDSPHATVHGLLEEHDRRWQDLLNRGLERRLQAAERGRVGYLLEDPGNGELQSRVAQEREGTYMRVDEPDALSGWSLVYLTAEQARELGQTLRRLEAQSGRSREGRPYLLRLAVAPAALEGS
- a CDS encoding agmatine deiminase family protein → MPETLTRHLGQDAPTPRSLGFAMPAEWAPHAATWTSWPFDDELWVGHLEGVRREFAELVRTIARFEPVHLLVRDQEAEQDARTRLQGVSGVTFHRVPLDDVWFRDNGPLFVVRGQDVSFVNWEFNSWGQKFEWLLDTQAPEAVARFLEVAHWDQSVVMEGGSLELNGQGVALTTRQCLKSEFRNPGLDESDLEGILRDYLGIEKLLWLDAGLEGDHTDGHIDTITRFVDERTIVTCVCEDASDANFATMNDNLARLRAFTDAQGRPFEIVTLPLPANRLELEGKRLPPTYANFYIGNGFVVVPMYGDPNDARALEVLRPLFPGREVIGLSSRELITGGGSFHCVTQQQPAGRIWKGEDL